TGGTAGCCTCATAATTAGGTTGTATTTTCCGTACATTGGAATGGAAACCATGGTAAGTTTTACATTTGAGTTAGACTCTGATGGACTCACAACTCACGAAACTAGACATtactcatcatcatctcgCATACATGGCTTGACATCCATGGGTAAAGCCCCCAACCTCAGCCTGAACCTCTTCATCGTAGAAGCAGTAAAAGCTGCCCTGCTTCAACGTGAAAGTCACTTGCCACTCCATCCCATCCTGCAGTTCGTCAAAGTACTCCCACCTCCATTGATTATTTTCGATATCAGTGCCAGTACAGCGAGAGATAGCCTTATAAAGGGCCTCTCTTCCACGGTCCCAAGACGCCCATCCAGCACCACGCAAGGTATAAAACGCTTCACTGTAACCCATGTAGGCGAAGCATTCGCCGTCAGGCTTTTCGATCATGGGCCATGGCCTCTTGTTCCCCTTCGGTCTGACGATATATACGAACCCCCCTTCAGCATAGCTACCACCCAGTTTCTAGTTCAGTGGGCTGCCAGACCAGCAGCTATGAACCAGCTTTTGAAAGCCGATTTGCAATTCTCTACCGAGAATTCGCTTGAGCTGTCGGTTCTGAAAATTCGGTACCTATGGCCGTCGGGTGTGTTATCATAGAAAACACGTTCGTCGCTGTCACCCAGGAGGTTCACTTCATCGCAATATATCTTGTACGTCCTGTCCATCGTGTCTGCTGTGACGTATTGGCTCCCCGTGACCTTTTCCTCGTAACAGTCGAGCTGGTTTTTTTTTACTGCAGGCTTCGTTCGTGACCCCTAGGATTTTGACCCGTTGAGCAAATATCGCCTCTAGCACGAACGAAGCTATCGTGCGATGGCCGAGCTCGTTTGGATGAAACCATTTCCCCCACCTATCTGGCAGTCCGAATCCATAAGTCCAGCTGTCATCACCGGGGCAGTCGGCGGGAAAGGGAGCTCGACCCTCCAGACTTCTTATGGTATCCGCACCTGGATTTGCAGAGCTGTAAAACATCGAGTTGTATATTTCAGCTTCGTATTGTTGGGCCTCACTCTCATTGACTGTCCCACGAGACATGAGAGCTCGCCTCTTGAGGCCATCATGCCCACCGGGCTCTTTAGACCCGAGGCTGGGTCGAAAGGAATGTAAATCAGGCTGATCCTCGTCTGGATAATCACGCCCGGTTCCCGGGACGCAGAACTGGCCCACGACAGCCTGGCGAGGCCATACATCCCAGTCTGCGGTTGTGATGCGGTACCCGATATCAGGGTTTGAATTATACTCGTACACAACCTCCTTAATGGCATTATTGATGTTCAACACGAGCTTGTTGAACTTTTCACGCCGTTCAACCGTGAGTGGGAGGGCTTCAAAACCTGCGACACTCGGGAACGACCAGTCGTGTTTCTCTGCGCAGTCTTCGTTTTCAGTGTTGAAGTATTGCGCATAGAGTGTGTACACGAGGATACCGTCTTTCTTGACTTTGTTGTTGAGCTCGGTAAGGATATCGCGTATGTTCGGCTGCAGGATCGTGCTGATATGGTCCTGCGCCAGCTCGATGAGTTCTTCACAACTTTTTTCGGATCGAGAGGGATAGATAACGCAGGTGGAAATGATATCGGACTTGGTTAACTAGTTGCTAACAGGTGATCACACCCATCTGGTCTCCTAAGAAAAGGACAAGCTAACACACCAAACAAAGGTCATTGCCACCAGCAGTCATAACAACAAGGTCCACAGCCGGCCGCAGATCCACTGCTTGTTTATATATGCCGTCGGTACGATCTCCGCTACAGGCAGAAAAGTTGAAATACCGCTGACTACCAAACCGTTGTTCCAGTACCGCAGGCCAAGACTGGTCATACCGAGAGCATGCCAGGTCAGCACCGCCCATGTGTATAATTGACCGGCACCAATTCCTGCCGTGAAACTGTCCCCGAGGGCTGCCCAAATCTTAACCCAGCTCAAGTCGGTGGGACTATTGGTGTCCGCGCGCGGGGCATGGGAGGATTTGTCCAAGAAGCTGGCTGGTGAAATtgagatgttgatgtcggGGTCTTTGCGTTGGAAATGAGAGCGGCCGACTGCAGGGCCTATGAAGAGCCACGCCAGGAGAAGCGTAGTAAGAGTGCGCATCTTGGCTGGGGAGAAATTCcagtggaagatggagcAGAAAGAGGATAACGAGGGATGGAGAgagagacgaagacgaagacatCGCTGTTAAAGAAAGCATTGTGTGCAGTGTTTCGTCATTTTTCTGGATTTGAACTATATCCCTCGAACCTGTAACGTTCCGCTTCACCGATTCTGAATTAAAGGGTACCTATCTTATTCAATGATGACTGGTATGCTGGATTGTGAACTGGATGATTTGGGCTCTGCATAGTAATAGTAGTGTAGTAGTATTCATACCTCTTCAGCCTGCTGATTCTACAGGGCTCTGTATAAAATGTCTACCTGGTCACCTACTATTCCACTGCTTACCTGTATCTATTTTTATGATATTATCTTGTACAGTATTTACCTTCTTCAATATTGACTGCTTTACCTTCATCAGTTTATGGTAAAACTGTCCTAACTTCATTCGCCGAGTGTTTGCCCTTATCTGGTCTATCTCCGCCACAAATGTATGTTTAGCTGTCTTATGATAATGCGGTGCCAGGATGGCCGGTCCATGATAAAACAGTAAGCTGCGAAATTCGAAAAGAATGATACTCCCGATATATACCTAGCGTGCTATATGGTTAATTTGTGACAATCTGATTTGGTCATATATGAGAAGCCTGGTTTTTGACATTGACTGCTAACAAAGTACTATTTACCCAACATATATAACTTCCATCAAAGAAAGCTGgtaaatatttatagctaAGCCCCAGGAGGCTGCCCCGTTTTATTGGTTCCCAAATCCGTGTCATAATCGCCGAAGAGCTCATCAATAACAagctccttttccttccccaTGGCCGTTCCCAAAGACCCAATCAAGCCACCATCGTCTAAGTCAACAGCCCAAACCACAGTGCCCCCCAAGAATCGCTTATTCGCGAACTTTagcttcatcttcaaggTTTCCACGTCATCATACGCAACCCACTGGTCCTTGTCAAAGACAACGATTTGGACCGCAGCCTCTTTGTCTTGGAAtggctttcccttcccctccttgaGAATGCGCGACACCTCAGTGGCGGGGAGAATGCCTGTTGTGTTTGTGCATTTGCCAGGCCGCCCGCCCTCACTCCATCCACAGCCTGCTTGTATACAGTCCGGGGACGAGAGGGTGAAACTGCGGCCATAGAAGCCAAGCCCGAGGTTCAGCGCCAGAGGAGCTCCAGGGCGAGGTTGATTTCTGTGAGATTTGTGTGTGAGAGGGCGTATTGGCCCAGAGATTCGATGGGGCCATCTCAAACGCCGTCTTCATTGTGATTATATCAGACAATTGGAATATAGAGAAAGTGCGAAGAACGAAATGTACTCACGAATGTCGTAGGTCGTTATGTTTAGGAAGTCAACATGCGGTTCGAGATGGACAATATCAAATCCTGTCGGATACCAATATGAGGCGGGCTTTATATCAGTGACAATACCCAGTTAGCTGTTCAAAAACAGTAGACAGGGAAGTAGACAGAAACTAACCAAAGTAATAGATAGTCCAATCTGCCTCGGAACCCGATTCAGCCTCTCCCGTAGGCGTTTAATAAAAGTCACGAAATTGTCAAAGTCCTTTGGCTTGCCACCACGATCATCCGCAACAGGGTACTCCCAATCTAGATCAACACCATCGAATCCGTTGTTCAGTACGAAGCTCACAAGGGACTCGAGGAAGgtattctgcttctcttccgaTGCAGCAAGGTCGGAGAATGTAGTCTGGGTTGGACCTGGATCATTCATCGCCCAGCCTCCAATGGCAATCCAGACCTTCAGTGTAGCCCAGAAAGCAGCAGGACAAGGGTTAAGAGCTTCATGGCAGTTAGTATGAATGTTAGGATAGTTAAAGGAGAAATGATGGGAAGAGAAAGTAGAGGAATCGAGATGTTATCATATTAAAAACTTGCATTATATTCATCAGAGGTTTAACTTGGAGCTTTAATTTACTGCTCACTGCGCAGATTTCCGAGTTCTTTCACCCTGACCAACTTGAAAGATATCTAACTAAGTCTTCTCTGGTTCTTTCACTCTCCCCTTCTCATGCGTGGAGTGGCGTTTCACTGCGTTCACTCCCTTTCCTGCGGGTTGGTATCAACAACTGAAAAAGCGCAAGTTTCCTCTGAGATCAAGATAGCCTCAATACTCACTTAACATTCTCTACTCCAGAAACTACGATAAGCGAccgtcatcagcagcagcatgaGGTCcgtccttctctttctcctagCCCTGCTTCTTGTCAGCCATTCACAAGTGGAAGCCGGAAGCCGACTCTGGGATAGACCTCATCACCAGAAACGACTCAATCCTAGGTGGGCTCATTTCCCTCCTCCCGACGCGGATGGGAGGGCAGCGGCCTACCCCTGGCCCGACAAGTTGATTCCAGTTTGTTTTAAGAATCCCGTCGCCAAACAAGTGCTCGCCCCGTTTTTAAGGAAGGCCATGGACCTGTGGTACGCAGCAGGGCTTCCGGAAGACTACAAGATCGAAGAGACATCGGAACACAGGTGCAGCAACCAACCACTAGAAGTCTTGATAGTGCGTTTAGCTGAGAGAGACGAACCCTGCACAACAACCCTTGGTAGGCCCAACAGTTTGAGAGACGGGGACGGCGCGAGGATGAAAGTCAATCTCGTTACCGACCTGCTCCCTGATGTAACAGCCAACATTGCACACGAACTCGGCCACAGCTGGGGCCTGTTCCACGAGCATCAAACTCCCCAGTTCTGGGACCCCACGACGGGCGTGCCCAACGTGTTTACATTTAACTGCGAGTCACTCGGATTTCCCTCTCCACGCAGACAGGACTTTTGCTCAACCCTATTCAGCAGGGGGCCTGTGCCGCAACTACTATACAGCAAAGAGTTTCGGATTCAGCGCCGCGGAGTTCCTGGGCCTTCCGCATGCTACATCCAACCTGCAGGGCATGACCGGTCTGTCGGAGGATGACGTGGACTGGAAATCTATTATGCTCTATCCATCCAACATTGCCAGCAGATTCGAGCACATCCTCCCGTTAGAGCATAAGAGGACGAGGCCTAATCAGCCTGTGGAGGAAGTTAGAATTCATGCGAATATCGTGCCATCAGCCAGGGATGTTGAGGGAATCCGCCACATATATGTAGTTCCTCAACAGATTTCAGTAGCAAGTCTTTTGAATGACCCTGATTCAGCGCATTTTCAACAGTTTCAGCAATTGGCCCCAGGGTGCCCCTAAGATGGCCGGGTGGAAGATACAAGTTGCCCATAGGATTGGAACTGTGTTGTCCTCTGAATGAAGAGAAGCGCCAGACTCGCAGCTAAAtctgaaaaaaaaaaaaaaaagaaaaggaagaaaaaaataaataaaaaaagtaaaatcCTATCTAGAGTGGATATGATAAAACAATACACCAGTTCATGCATAAGACACCTGGAATTTCATACCGACGGGCAGTAGTGATCCATAAAAACCGAGAGTAAATCCCATAACACTCAAACTTGATACATGAGAAAAAGAGACTAGGCTCAGTGAGCACACAAAATATTCAAAGGTCTACTCAAGCACGGCTGTCATATTTCTTTCGTAGCCGACCTGAGAAGAACAGTTAGACAATGAGACTTCTGACTTCCCGGTCAAGTCGTATTCGTGCAACGggaataaaaagaaaaaaaaataccaACCTATTTCATGGCGATTTCCGGTCCTGCCAGTGGGTTCATTCCTGGCGGCGCAGGAGCAAGACTTGGCCGAGGTGCCAATTCGACCATCTGGGCCTTGCCTCCTCGAGTGCTTGTTGATGAGCTACCGCGACCCGCGTTACCCCCGCCTCGTCCGTGGGATGTCGGTGCGCCACCTGCTTTATCTTGTTCTGCCTTCTTGCTCatgcgaggacgacgatTGACATTGCCACCCCTTGACCCGGGACCGCGGACCGGTAGACCTGTTTCTTGAGAAATCGGAattgcagcagccagcggaaGCTGCTGATGGGTCGTCGCAGGAGCGCGACTGCGGCCGCCACGCCCTCGCCCACGCCCTCGCTTAATTGTTCCATCCGCCCTATGTCGACATGTTAgtttgggcttggtggaTGAGTAAAGAGTCAAGACATACCGCTCAACCTGcactttctctccttcagaTACTAGGGGACCGCTGTATACAAAGAACCCGTCCTTACTTGCAGCGGCCTGTTCCTGCCAGACCATTTCGGTATCGTCCACAAACGGATCATCCCGATCatattcctccatcttcctcctgcggcgcctcttcttcccatcggAAGGTTCATTGTTCtgcgcagctgcagcacTCATTGCGCCCTCTCCGTCAGCTTCACTGTCGCGATCAACGTCAAGGCTAAGGTCTTCGTCTGCGCTCTCCCCGGCTGAAATTCCTCGCCCCAAGCGATCATTTCGCTCGAGCGCAGCGCCCGCCGCGGCTACACGAGCCATGCGTTCCTTGTGGGCTGCTAATCGTGGATGCAGGGCAGCGAATCCGTACTGCTCCTCGGCCAAGCGGGCAAAGTTCACAATTTGATTACCATGCCCTTTGAGTGGTATGTGTACAATAATATTGGGCGTTCGTTGATCCGGGGTATCGGAGGAGCTATCATCCATGCCAAATAAAGCGTTAGAAATAAGGCCCGAACCCTGGGGTAAGGGAGGAGCCTCTTTCGCCGCTTTTGCAGGCTTTGGAGAGGGTGGTTTCGATGAAGGTGCCGTAGCAGGTTTGACCTCCTTTTTGGGTATCTTATCGGCGGCTGCAGTGGCCGAGGGTTCATTATCAACCTCCATTGGTGTTGGTTCCGACTGTGTCTGCTGAACAAGTGATGGAGACGGTTTTTGTTCGGGAATAGATTGTGGCGCCTGAGGATGCGATGTGACTGGCTGAGCGTGGGATTGGGTTTCTTGAGGGGGCAAGGTTTGTGCAGGAGGCCCATAAGGAGACTGATGCCCATacggcgacgatgacggagGTAATGGCGAATGTGCTGGGGCAACTGCATGTGCAACTGGTGTCGGCGGATAACTTGTCGCGCCTCGCTTCGGTGACCCGTACGGACGCGGCGCATACTGGGGTGGCGATCCGTTCTGTGGGGGATCGATTATGCTAGAGATGGCGGGCGAGGCACTGGCGCGAAACGGCCGCGGCGAAACGGGTCGAGGTGGAGGGctgaaagaagctggagccGACGAGTTCGTGCCAAAGGCAGATCGAATTGGATCATAATTTTGACCACTGCTCcgctggggaggaggcgCCAATGGCTGGGATTGGGGACGTGACGGAGGTGCAGAGACCATCGTCGGATATGCGGGAGGTGACGTCGTCGGCGTTGGAGCTTGAGGGGGAGTTGGCTGCGAGGAGAGGTACGGCTGAGACGgtgggtgaagagggcgagtCTCTTGTagctggggttgggatgggaATTGAGGGTGGTTCGATGAGGACGGCGCAGTCGCAATTGGGGGACTTGGGATTGGGGTAGGAACTGAAGCAGTACCTCCGGGCGCGGACACCGGGAttgatgctggagctgttggGACAGCCTCAGGAACCGTAGCAGTTGCAGGAGCCGTATCGGGGTCTTGCTTTGGCGGCGTGGCTTCCAACTTGGGCTTCTTGCGGGGATTGGACGAGGACGGGGTAGAAGTAGGGTTGTTGGACACAGACGAGGATTTGTCTCGCGGACGACGAGTCGACCGTTTCgactccttctccttctccttctccttgtctttgtctttgtctttgtcctggtctttctccttctccttcacgttgtccttctccttctccttggaTCTCGCGGACTTTGTCGTAGGCTCTTTGCGGTCggtttcggcgtcgtcgtcctTCTTCCGACGCGACCGGCGGGGACGGGTTTCAACAACAGGAGAGCGCGACTCGTGTTCGTCCTGAGCCGACCAAGCGGGCGGCCCAGTTGACATCGTGGAGGAGGTCAATGAGATTGGGTCATTGAAAGGGACGACGCGTGAAGGAAGGCGTGAAGGCGGAGGCAAAACCGAGGGTCACGGTGTGGGGGCTTGGAGTGGGTGACGGCGTTGGCGGGTGGAAACGGGAAAAGAGTGAATGCGAGAGGTAAATCCGCAATTTGATTTGATggaaaaaagacaaaaaaagatGAAAAGattggaggtggaggttggaaagctgggtgatggggatgggggggatggatgaagaagaaaagaacacGAGGAGACGGCCGAGCGAAAGAGCGGAAGAAAAGGGGAATCAGACAAGCAGAAACAAGCTGCAAGAAGGGATGGCAAGGCGAGGCGACCAGAAGGGAATCAGAGCTCTGGGTATGATATCGCACGCGGGCAGAGGAGCAGACACTTGGAGGGTCAAGCGACCAGGCGCAACACAGGCGAGCTGACGTGTCTATCAGTGCGCTGCCAGTTGTATGCTAAGTGCGAGTCGGATATCATTTTCactttcattttcattttcatGTATAGATGGCGATCGCCCATGCGTCGGGTTGCCATCTGGGTCCGCAGCCCACCCTGACGCGCATGGGATGGCCGTTGGCTACGGATATAGTCTACAGAGATAACATATGGTTCCCTTTAACAGTGACATAAAACAAACTTTCTCCAAGGAGAGGGTAAACCGGGGTTATTTGGTGACGCTGGAATCCCGAACTTCTTGATGTTCATGGCCGATCAGATGATCCCGCACACTTTCCCCCTTTAGGATACCTAGTCACGTGTATTGCTAATCCCAGTGCGAGCTAGCTTCGAATCTTTAACTTTTGAGCCGCATGACTGACTCAGCAACGTTTTTCCATTTTTAGCGCATCCCACTTGGCTGCATCTTTGGATGGCTTCCCTTCCACCTCTCGCCTTGTGCCTTTGCTTGCCCAACCATGGCTTTACACGGTGAGCGATTCGAGCTCGATCTGGGTTCTGACACGGAGGATCATTCCCCGGCTTCTACCTCCATCCTTTCCATCCCGGGTGTCATCGGAGAAATCCAGGAACGCTCCCCCGCCGCACCGCCCGCACCTCCGACTCTGAAGTCCGCCAGTGGGTTTCCCGCCCATCGTCGTCGCGCAAAACAATCGGCATTTAAGCAACGACAGGCCCAGCCTAAAGCCGCACCTGCGGAAACAGAACAGCCGACTTCTGCCTTGCAAGATGACAAAACAGCGATTGGAGAACAGAATCGCCAGCAACTGGCATCTATGTCCGACGCGCAGATCAAACATGAACGCGAGGAGCTGCTATCTTCTCTCGACCCGTCATTACTCGAACGGTTTCTTCGTCGGGCTCGCATTGATGACGAAAACCCGGCGCCTTCGTCCTCTACCGCGACAATGAGCGACGATACCCAAACCACTGCAGCTCCTGCCCCAAAACCAGACCCGACTCCTTCCTCTATATCGCAACCAAAAGATAATAAGAAAGAGAGCAATACTCCTCGTATAGACGAAAGCGCTCCCTCAAAGATCCCCGAAGACCTCCACCCAGCAGCGAACTTTCCTCACTCCGGCTCCGTCCATTTTCCTACTCCGCCGCCTGGCACCACCATGCCAACATTAGATCCTTCATCGCCCTCCTTCCTATCCGACCTCCAAGCGCACTACTTCCCTAATATTTCCCACGACcattcctccctctcctGGCTTCAGCCACCCTCATCAGAACCAGATGAACCCGGagcccctccatcatccgcCTACCACCCAGGCAGTAGCGCTGAAGCTGTGCATCCAGCTTTTCTACGATTCTCTCTAACCGGCACAATACTGTCGCCCTCAACATCGCTCTCCTTACCGACAACACTAGGCCTACACCACCATGGCGACGATCCCCATGCTGCCGGATATACTATCCCCgaactcgccatcctcagCCGTTCCTCATTTCCCGCCCAACGCTGCATCGCCTGGCAAGTCCTCGGCCGTATCTTATTCCGCCTTGGAAAAGGCCAGTTCGGAGAACGAGGGAGCACACTGGTCGAAGGTCTTTGGTCCGTGGTTGAGCGCGAAGGTGTAGTGGCTGGGATGCTGGAGGAGGCAGGTTCGTCGACTTCTACCCCGACTCGCCGTGCGGATAGGGATTCTACGGATTCAGCAGCGGAGAATGAGCAGGACTCAGCAAACATGCAGACGAGCGGCTTTCGCCGTCATGCTAGCGCGTCAGCGTGGGCTGTTGAAGGTGTCTGGTTATGGCAGATGGGCGGCTCTGGCGATCGGGGCATCTTGAAACCCGGTGAGCTCCGATCACAGTAGTTTTGTTTACTTATGGAGCTCTTAAAATGCGTGAGGGTGTAACTGGGGTTTGCATATACCTTCTTTGGATATCTTAGTGTATCATAATGACTCACGATTGACGTGATTGGCAACTCAAAAAGAATTGTACGAAGAACAAATATATCGTATCATGGTACTAATTATCAtgaaaaaggaaaacatGCCCTTAATAACGCACCATATAACTAGCGCCTCCTAGTCAAGGTACCTATTTGATGGCCCATAACTCCTGTTGTGCTTGTACATATACATGCATgtaataattatttatcgCTTTGGGGGCTTTCAGGTCCACCATGATCGCCAGTCTGGACACCCCAGATCTTCCATCGCAATTCTTCAACATAATCCTTCCGCAGCCAGAGACCACGGGACGGCACAGATATCTCCCTCTCTTGCTGCTCTTCGTAGCTTTCCGATGGGAAAGAACCGGCATCGATCCAGCTGAAAAGTAGCTGGAGCTGCCAGAGGCGGTCGCGCACTTCGTCTGGGTTTGCGCCGCGGCCTTTTGCTGCCTGGATGACGTTTTGCACAGTACTTTCTGTGAGGAGTTTACTGTCAACTGCGGATTGACGAAGCCACGGTGCGTCGTGTGGTGTGGGTGACGGGCGCGGCCGTGttgggaaggaagatggGAGGACAAGTTCCTTCTCCCGGGCGTCGAGAAGACCGTGTAAGGATTGCAGTTGGAATATCCAGTCCCAGATGCTCTGTGCCGCCGGTTTTGGTGTGAACCTGTGAGAATTGTTTGAGAGCAATGCTGAGACGTTTGGTAGAGCTGATGGGGATAGACCCTTGCCCTGGTTGGAGGCCAATGTCGATGACGACGGGAGGATGTCTTGCGCACCGCTCAATCCGGCCAACGTGGAGCCAAATACTGAGGTGCCCGTTGGATTATAGGTTGCTTTTCGTCGTAGGTATATGGACTGGTCGCCCTGTTGGAACTTCTCGCGCACGTCGGAATTGCTGGCGAAATCCAAAACCAGCGGCCAGTAGTCTGGGCTGCGGACTTCGACCTTCGTTATCAAACCCAAGTCAGGTAATAGGCAAGGTGCGGTCAGTATGCGACTGTCACCACTGGAGCTCGTTATACTAATCGGGATTGATACTGGTCGTCTGGAGTCAAGATCACGGGGGACTAAACAGCGAGGTTCGGCAGCGAGAACCCACAAGTGCCGGAACGCTTGCAAGTGGCATTTGTTATCGAGCACGGTCGTTGGGAAGATGGGATAGAGTGAGCAGATCAAAGACGCGACTGCAAGGTTGGAGGTGCCGAGGGTATAACTGCCACCgcccaagaacaacatccCAATAGCCATGTGGGCGGCCATATGGCTTCCATATGGCGTATCGGGATCTACGCGGCCATGGAGTGAGCGCAGACGCCGGAATAGAGCTAAGTCTCCTGTTCCTGCGACGACAGCTGCCGCAGACAATGCCAGGACATCCTGGCAGTGGCGAACAGAGTTTCGCGTCAATTTGCCGTCATAGCTGGCAGCGGGGAGTCGAGATATTCGGATAAATTGATCCAGATagaagagaagaatatcTCGTACTCTTGGATTAGCCGAGCCAGAGTATCGAAGCCCAAGCGCGAAACAGAGACCAGCAATGATGTTAAAGAATGGCATGTCGTTACTTTTTAGCCGACGCACACCGGTTAGACGATAGCGGCGACGGTAGACTTCTGGGAGACTTTGTACAAACCATTCATCGCAGGGCTGAATACGGTCCCACATGATGACATGGCGTGCAAGCGTgcggaggagaaagaggtcCGGCCGCACATAATCAAAGCCAATCGTGGTATCTGGAATGTCAACTTTGTGCGCCAGGGTTTCATCGTTGGTCTTCATAAAAATGATGGCCAAAGCGATAGTGGCTCCAGCGGTTGCTCGGTCAAGGACGTGGGCCAGATCAACGTTCTTGGTACCCACGGCCACGGCGAGCAACCTCTCAACTATATGCATATCCCGCATACCTTTCAgatccttgcccttgcccaaGTTGATGAATCCAAGCGACAGCCCTGCAGCTAAGCGATACCCCTCATCACGTAGACCCTCGTGAGATGCGGTgccttcttctgcctctgcgtTTTCAATTTCTGAGAGCATGACCTCGCTCATCCGCCGATGTTGGGAATTGCAGTATAAGAGACCAATTCCCATGATCCCAGCGGTCTGTGTCAATGGCGACAGGTTGAGCTCTGCTGCCCCGAGTGGGAGCATCCGCGTTACATGAACAGACAGCAACCGAGTGATCAGGGTATCCATTGTTCCTAGATAGGATGCAGATAGGCCAAGCAATAAACCGATCGATGTCATGGTGTGCTTTGGAGTCAGGTATTTGAAAGCCACCCATTTAGCCAGCGACCTTAAATGGCCGTTGAGACCCAGCGCGAGAAGAAAGCCAGCATGACGGTTCGTCAAT
The nucleotide sequence above comes from Aspergillus puulaauensis MK2 DNA, chromosome 3, nearly complete sequence. Encoded proteins:
- a CDS encoding uncharacterized protein (COG:S;~EggNog:ENOG410PIMW;~InterPro:IPR037460;~SECRETED:SignalP(1-19);~go_function: GO:0016788 - hydrolase activity, acting on ester bonds [Evidence IEA]), producing the protein MRTLTTLLLAWLFIGPAVGRSHFQRKDPDINISISPASFLDKSSHAPRADTNSPTDLSWVKIWAALGDSFTAGIGAGQLYTWAVLTWHALGMTSLGLRYWNNGLVVSGISTFLPVAEIDHISTILQPNIRDILTELNNKVKKDGILVYTLYAQYFNTENEDCAEKHDWSFPSVAGFEALPLTVERREKFNKLVLNINNAIKEVVYEYNSNPDIGYRITTADWDVWPRQAVVGQFCVPGTGRDYPDEDQPDLHSFRPSLGSKEPGGHDGLKRRALMSRGTVNESEAQQYEAEIYNSMFYSSANPGADTIRSLEGRAPFPADCPGDDSWTYGFGLPDRWGKWFHPNELGHRTIASFVLEAIFAQRVKILGVTNEACTDTMDRTYKIYCDEVNLLGDSDERVFYDNTPDGHRYRIFRTDSSSEFSVENCKSAFKSWFIAAGLAAH
- a CDS encoding uncharacterized protein (CAZy:GH18;~COG:G;~EggNog:ENOG410PI86;~InterPro:IPR011583,IPR029070,IPR001223,IPR017853, IPR001579;~PFAM:PF00704;~go_function: GO:0004553 - hydrolase activity, hydrolyzing O-glycosyl compounds [Evidence IEA];~go_function: GO:0008061 - chitin binding [Evidence IEA];~go_process: GO:0005975 - carbohydrate metabolic process [Evidence IEA]) — encoded protein: MNDPGPTQTTFSDLAASEEKQNTFLESLVSFVLNNGFDGVDLDWEYPVADDRGGKPKDFDNFVTFIKRLRERLNRVPRQIGLSITLPASYWYPTGFDIVHLEPHVDFLNITTYDIRENQPRPGAPLALNLGLGFYGRSFTLSSPDCIQAGCGWSEGGRPGKCTNTTGILPATEVSRILKEGKGKPFQDKEAAVQIVVFDKDQWVAYDDVETLKMKLKFANKRFLGGTVVWAVDLDDGGLIGSLGTAMGKEKELVIDELFGDYDTDLGTNKTGQPPGA
- a CDS encoding RPAP1 family protein (BUSCO:EOG092606AD;~COG:K;~EggNog:ENOG410PI3M;~InterPro:IPR013930,IPR039913,IPR013929;~PFAM:PF08620,PF08621;~go_process: GO:0006366 - transcription by RNA polymerase II [Evidence IEA]), giving the protein MALHGERFELDLGSDTEDHSPASTSILSIPGVIGEIQERSPAAPPAPPTLKSASGFPAHRRRAKQSAFKQRQAQPKAAPAETEQPTSALQDDKTAIGEQNRQQLASMSDAQIKHEREELLSSLDPSLLERFLRRARIDDENPAPSSSTATMSDDTQTTAAPAPKPDPTPSSISQPKDNKKESNTPRIDESAPSKIPEDLHPAANFPHSGSVHFPTPPPGTTMPTLDPSSPSFLSDLQAHYFPNISHDHSSLSWLQPPSSEPDEPGAPPSSAYHPGSSAEAVHPAFLRFSLTGTILSPSTSLSLPTTLGLHHHGDDPHAAGYTIPELAILSRSSFPAQRCIAWQVLGRILFRLGKGQFGERGSTLVEGLWSVVEREGVVAGMLEEAGSSTSTPTRRADRDSTDSAAENEQDSANMQTSGFRRHASASAWAVEGVWLWQMGGSGDRGILKPGELRSQ
- a CDS encoding uncharacterized protein (COG:S;~EggNog:ENOG410PHVI;~InterPro:IPR014840;~PFAM:PF08729) is translated as MSTGPPAWSAQDEHESRSPVVETRPRRSRRKKDDDAETDRKEPTTKSARSKEKEKDNVKEKEKDQDKDKDKDKEKEKEKESKRSTRRPRDKSSSVSNNPTSTPSSSNPRKKPKLEATPPKQDPDTAPATATVPEAVPTAPASIPVSAPGGTASVPTPIPSPPIATAPSSSNHPQFPSQPQLQETRPLHPPSQPYLSSQPTPPQAPTPTTSPPAYPTMVSAPPSRPQSQPLAPPPQRSSGQNYDPIRSAFGTNSSAPASFSPPPRPVSPRPFRASASPAISSIIDPPQNGSPPQYAPRPYGSPKRGATSYPPTPVAHAVAPAHSPLPPSSSPYGHQSPYGPPAQTLPPQETQSHAQPVTSHPQAPQSIPEQKPSPSLVQQTQSEPTPMEVDNEPSATAAADKIPKKEVKPATAPSSKPPSPKPAKAAKEAPPLPQGSGLISNALFGMDDSSSDTPDQRTPNIIVHIPLKGHGNQIVNFARLAEEQYGFAALHPRLAAHKERMARVAAAGAALERNDRLGRGISAGESADEDLSLDVDRDSEADGEGAMSAAAAQNNEPSDGKKRRRRRKMEEYDRDDPFVDDTEMVWQEQAAASKDGFFVYSGPLVSEGEKVQVERADGTIKRGRGRGRGGRSRAPATTHQQLPLAAAIPISQETGLPVRGPGSRGGNVNRRPRMSKKAEQDKAGGAPTSHGRGGGNAGRGSSSTSTRGGKAQMVELAPRPSLAPAPPGMNPLAGPEIAMK